In one window of Henckelia pumila isolate YLH828 chromosome 1, ASM3356847v2, whole genome shotgun sequence DNA:
- the LOC140884601 gene encoding protein INCREASED PETAL GROWTH ANISOTROPY 1-like: MVAGKVKVAMGLQKSPANAKVKPDVSPKTPSISTPSSAKQQKGSNAAAAAAYSRSFGVYFPRASAQVQPRPPDVAELIRLVEELRERESRLKTEILEHKLLRESAAIVPVLESEIFSKNSELERSGKKIECLETENERLREENEYLHMQLTKQNQKYEEKIKSMQADLSDIKKAVAEREQEEEASSSSTTTRFYDAANNHKSSATTKYLRKCMTQNSINLGGFETGTIHLKPEIEVKKEVNAGVIEISERPRHSRSNSEEIPDVSDGLMGLRPRVPRVPKPPPRPSTSILSSCSSSSSLISSSMSSPSYGSLSDSADRALAEISNIPPLPPPPPPPPPPPVKVSAPKCPPPPPPPPPRSKAAPPPPPPPPKGATRPVQAKVRRAPEVVEFYHSLMRRDAYSRRDSGNGGGGSVDTQAAGAAAKDMIGEIANRSSHLLAIKTDVETQGDFVRFLIKEVEGAAFKDIEDVVPFVKWLDDELSFLVDERAVLKHFEWPEQKADVLREAAFGYCDLKKLESEASTFRDDPRQPCSHALKKMQSLFEKLEHGVYNLSRMRESAAKRYNAFQIPMNWMLDTGYVSQIKLASVKLAMKYMKRISAELEMIWGSPEEEELILQGVKFAFRVHQFAGGFDVETMKAFQELRDKARSCNVQYNNQHQQKLVYRSSVSY, from the exons ATGGTGGCTGGCAAAGTAAAAGTTGCCATGGGTTTGCAGAAATCGCCGGCGAATGCCAAGGTGAAGCCTGATGTGTCCCCTAAGACACCGTCGATATCTACCCCAAGCTCAGCTAAGCAGCAGAAGGGATCCaacgccgccgccgccgccgcctatTCACGTTCTTTTGGCGTTTACTTCCCACGCGCCTCCGCCCAGGTGCAGCCTCGGCCCCCTGACGTCGCCGAGCTCATACGCCTCGTGGAAGAGTTACGAGAACGGGAGTCCCGCTTGAAAACTGAGATTTTGGAGCACAAGCTGCTTAGAGAGTCGGCCGCCATTGTTCCTGTGCTGGAGAGTGAGATTTTCAGCAAGAATTCAGAACTGGAAAGATCCGGGAAGAAAATCGAATGCTTGGAAACGGAGAATGAAAGACTCAGGGAAGAGAATGAGTATTTGCACATGCAGCTCACCAAACAAAACCAGAAGTATGAGGAGAAAATCAAATCCATGCAGGCTGATTTATCCGATATCAAGAAAGCTGTCGCGGAGAGAGAGCAAGAAGAAGAGGCGTCATCTTCATCAACCACTACGAGGTTTTACGATGCGGCGAATAATCATAAATCTAGTGCCACAACAAAGTATTTGAGAAAATGCATGACCCAAAATAGTATTAACTTGGGTGGTTTCGAAACTGGTACGATTCATTTGAAGCCAGAAATCGAGGTAAAGAAAGAGGTAAATGCTGGAGTAATTGAGATATCTGAAAGGCCGCGGCATTCTCGGAGTAATTCTGAAGAAATTCCAGACGTTTCTGATGGGTTAATGGGGCTGAGACCCCGCGTTCCTCGTGTTCCTAAGCCGCCGCCGAGGCCATCCACCTCAATTTTGTCATCATGTTCTTCCTCTTCATCTTTAATATCTTCTTCTATGTCTTCTCCTTCGTATGGTTCTTTATCCGATTCAGCTGACCGTGCGTTGGCGGAGATTTCCAACATTCCTCCTCTGCCACCGCCTCCTCCGCCTCCGCCTCCGCCTCCGGTGAAAGTTTCCGCCCCGAAATGTCCTCCACCGCCTCCTCCTCCACCACCACGTTCGAAAGCTGCACCACCTCCTCCTCCGCCTCCTCCCAAAGGGGCAACAAGGCCTGTCCAGGCTAAGGTTCGAAGGGCCCCGGAGGTTGTCGAGTTCTACCATTCCCTTATGAGGAGGGACGCGTACTCGAGGCGGGATTCCGGTAACGGAGGTGGTGGCTCAGTCGATACCCAGGCGGCCGGAGCTGCGGCCAAGGATATGATAGGGGAGATTGCGAACCGTTCTTCTCATTTACTGGCT aTTAAGACAGATGTGGAAACTCAAGGGGATTTCGTCAGGTTTTTGATTAAAGAAGTTGAAGGTGCTGCCTTCAAAGATATAGAAGATGTAGTGCCTTTTGTTAAATGGCTTGATGACGAGCTATCTTTcttg GTTGATGAAAGGGCAGTTTTGAAGCACTTTGAATGGCCTGAGCAGAAGGCAGATGTTTTAAGAGAAGCAGCGTTCGGGTACTGTGATTTGAAAAAGCTCGAATCCGAGGCCTCGACATTTCGAGATGATCCCAGACAACCTTGTTCTCATGCTCTCAAGAAAATGCAGTCTTTGTTTGAGAA ATTGGAGCATGGAGTATACAACTTGTCAAGAATGAGAGAATCAGCTGCCAAACGATACAATGCGTTTCAAATTCCTATGAACTGGATGCTAGATACCGGCTACGTAAGCCAG ATCAAGCTGGCATCAGTGAAACTGGCCATGAAGTACATGAAACGGATATCCGCCGAGCTTGAAATGATTTGGGGCAGTCCGGAAGAAGAAGAGCTCATTCTTCAAGGTGTAAAGTTTGCGTTCCGGGTTCATCAG TTTGCGGGTGGTTTTGATGTGGAGACAATGAAAGCATTTCAAGAACTGAGGGATAAAGCTCGATCCTGCAACGTGCAATACAACAATCAGCATCAACAGAAACTTGTTTACAGGTCCTCTGTTTCTTACTGA
- the LOC140884610 gene encoding protein trichome birefringence-like 38: MANTAGYEHLVLEILFFVFIPLLLPAPGASSEQELALQVQNNFTSLEGRQLASGCNLFQGKWVIDDSNPLYESSTCPFIDPDFDCIKYGRPDKDFLKFSWVPDACTLPRFDGLGLLKSWSGKKIMFVGDSLSLNQWESLACMLHASVPNSKISFLRRDSLSSATFQDYGVTLLLFHSTYLVDITRESIGRVLKLDSIQQGNAWKGMDVLIFNSWHWWTHKGKDQPWDYIQDGSTIIKDMDRVTAFYKGLTTWARWVNLNIDPTKTQVFFQGISPTHYRGKDWKSGSKNCYGERQPLTGSSYPAGTPPQVDVVKKVLAGITKPVYLLDITTLSQLRKDAHPSAYSGTHSGIDCSHWCLPGLPDTWNQLLYAALTV, encoded by the exons ATGGCGAATACTGCAGGGTACGAACACTTGGTTCTTGAAATCCTGTTTTTTGTCTTTATCCCGCTGCTGCTACCAGCGCCAGGTGCTAGCTCGGAGCAGGAGCTGGCGCTGCAGGTGCAAAATAATTTCACCTCTCTCGAAGGAAGACAGCTAGCCAGCGGCTGCAATTTGTTTCAGGGAAAATGGGTCATTGATGATTCGAATCCTCTCTACGAATCCTCAACCTGCCCGTTCATAGACCCTGATTTCGACTGCATAAAATATGGTCGCCCAGATAAAGATTTCCTTaagttttcttgggtaccagaTGCCTGCACCTTGCCCAG ATTTGATGGGTTGGGATTGTTGAAGAGCTGGAGTGGGAAAAAGATAATGTTTGTGGGAGATTCATTGAGTTTGAATCAGTGGGAATCTCTTGCCTGTATGCTTCATGCGTCCGTCCCCAATTCCAAGATCTCCTTCCTTAGACGTGATTCGCTGTCTTCTGCTACGTTTCAG GATTATGGggttacattattattattccATTCTACATATTTAGTAGACATAACCCGAGAAAGCATTGGAAGAGTACTGAAATTAGACTCCATTCAACAAGGCAATGCATGGAAAGGCATGGATGTGCTTATATTCAATTCATGGCATTGGTGGACACACAAAGGCAAAGACCAACC ATGGGACTATATACAAGATGGTTCCACCATAATTAAAGACATGGATCGTGTGACCGCGTTTTACAAAGGTTTGACGACTTGGGCTCGTTGGGTCAATCTTAACATTGATCCTACCAAGACCCAAGTGTTCTTCCAAGGAATTTCTCCAACTCATTATCG GGGTAAAGACTGGAAGTCAGGATCAAAGAACTGCTACGGCGAACGACAACCATTGACAGGTTCGTCATACCCAGCTGGTACACCCCCGCAAGTAGATGTTGTCAAGAAAGTTCTCGCGGGGATCACAAAACCGGTGTATTTGCTCGACATTACAACATTGTCACAGTTGAGAAAAGATGCTCATCCGTCGGCCTACAGTGGTACTCATTCCGGGATCGATTGCAGCCATTGGTGCCTCCCTGGATTGCCAGACACTTGGAACCAGTTACTATATGCCGCTCTCACCGTGTGA